The proteins below are encoded in one region of Silene latifolia isolate original U9 population chromosome 2, ASM4854445v1, whole genome shotgun sequence:
- the LOC141635955 gene encoding F-box protein CPR1-like, protein MLHYIVSPVDVQESNYPNYRIARLDLSLETWKDDLRFPVAVKCSTCVELRVLDRCLYLRLGEFYSYNNIWIMKEYGDEDSWSKTYNIPLNFQGSALVACSKDGPPRLLFDRRYFDNDAHNLVWYDQYADTIEAFKLKKSSRDTPLHLCIASLVRIPGSSINSRDELDDGFT, encoded by the coding sequence ATGTTACACTATATTGTTTCACCCGTGGATGTCCAAGAAAGTAACTATCCAAATTATAGAATAGCGCGTTTAGATTTGTCCTTAGAAACATGGAAGGATGACTTGAGATTTCCCGTTGCAGTAAAGTGTTCGACTTGTGTAGAACTTAGAGTGTTGGATAGATGTTTATACCTGCGTCTTGGTGAATTTTATTCTTATAATAATATATGGATCATGAAAGAGTATGGAGATGAAGATTCATGGAGCAAAACGTATAATATTCCATTAAATTTTCAGGGATCTGCTCTTGTTGCTTGTTCAAAGGACGGACCTCCTCGTTTACTGTTTGACCGTAGATATTTTGACAACGATGCCCACAATCTCGTATGGTATGATCAATATGCTGATACAATTGAAGCTTTTAAACTAAAAAAATCGTCAAGGGATACTCCTCTCCATCTTTGTATTGCAAGTCTCGTCAGAATTCCAGGGAGCTCCATCAATTCTAGAGACGAATTAGACGACGGCTTTACTTAG
- the LOC141635986 gene encoding uncharacterized protein LOC141635986, translating into MSDVIPCFSEDIWFEILKNLPVKTLGKCRCVCKSWHFLIVSPFFMGAHLKHYTQNDASSLILCKEITKRSETEEFEQCIFFRDLVQLRQGNRLHTSVCPLDVSFCGPCRFYFVGSVNGLLCISDNGYLRPTQRIFIWNPLIQKSIKLSQSTTDKYSVVGFGYDCRRNDYRVIKISSLCRRKQFLVEVYSIQERRWRIISAKYLIDNSMIKFISASHLFYNGVIHWLIRVNMLLLFNVSDETFAKMELPQGLAKVALSTIGLFEYQGKLSVSYCSLTPHHEFRLSPECQIWVKRDSNYLECSWCKILCIGVGMLPDLCHLGPVEYLGENQELIGFSKVIDGEPGPLVSYNPKTKEIKEFGLRMTRSTKFSAFSESLSLLDQKIDDLTTDELEMSKTA; encoded by the coding sequence ATGTCAGACGTAATTCCATGTTTCTCTGAAGACATATGGTTCGAAATCCTTAAAAATCTTCCTGTGAAAACCTTAGGTAAATGCCGTTGTGTCTGCAAATCATGGCATTTCCTTATTGTTTCTCCTTTTTTTATGGGTGCACACCTTAAGCATTACACCCAAAACGACGCCAGTTCATTAATTCTATGCAAAGAGATTACAAAGCGTTCAGAAACCGAAGAATTTGAGCAGTGTATTTTTTTTCGTGATTTAGTTCAGTTAAGACAAGGAAATAGACTTCACACCTCAGTCTGCCCTTTGGACGTGTCTTTTTGTGGGCCGTGCCGATTTTATTTTGTGGGATCCGTTAATGGTTTGTTGTGCATCTCTGATAATGGTTATCTTAGACCGACACAGCGTATATTTATATGGAATCCCTTAATTCAGAAATCCATTAAACTTTCTCAGTCAACAACAGACAAATATTCTGTGGTGGGATTCGGCTATGATTGTAGGAGGAATGATTATCGGGTGATCAAAATTAGTAGTCTGTGTAGAAGGAAGCAGTTTTTAGTAGAGGTATATTCGATCCAAGAACGAAGATGGAGGATTATTTCCGCTAAATATTTGATTGATAACTCTATGATTAAATTTATTTCCGCTTCACACTTGTTTTATAATGGAGTAATTCATTGGCTCATTCGAGTCAATATGTTGCTTTTGTTTAATGTCTCGGATGAAACATTTGCGAAGATGGAGTTGCCTCAAGGACTTGCAAAAGTAGCGTTATCTACAATCGGTTTATTTGAGTACCAAGGTAAATTATCGGTGTCCTATTGCAGCTTAACGCCCCATCACGAATTCCGTCTTTCACCAGAGTGTCAAATTTGGGTGAAACGAGACTCCAATTATTTAGAGTGTTCATGGTGCAAAATCTTATGTATTGGAGTTGGAATGTTACCTGACTTGTGCCATCTTGGTCCAGTCGAATACTTGGGAGAGAACCAGGAATTAATCGGGTTTTCTAAGGTAATCGACGGAGAGCCAGGCCCACTGGTGTCCTATAATCCTAAGACAAAGGAAATTAAGGAATTTGGTCTTCGTATGACTAGATCAACCAAGTTCAGTGCTTTTTCGGAGAGTCTTTCATTGCTTGACCAAAAGATTGACGATCTTACTACTGATGAACTCGAAATGTCTAAAACAGCCTAG